One genomic region from Streptomyces sp. NBC_00582 encodes:
- a CDS encoding FAD-dependent monooxygenase produces MRHIPLLVIGGGIGGMATGLALAQAGFETHIVEQAQEFTEIGAGIQLAPNALRVLESLGVLDAVSDVAVRPRNLVFLHADTGRHMTTIDFGAAFLERYGQSYSVLHRGDLLDVLLAACREHPKVTLENNRQVVDIEDHTTAAVVRFADGDSYRTDALIGADGLRSRARLLLSEDRPFTEAYVAYRGALPMSEISVPVEPDDEIIWLGANRHLVQYPIRRGELYNQVAVFRSPSYTPEIEHTDQWGGPDELDAAFATSCEQVRTSVRMFNRSRRWPLYDREPLANWTRGRITLLGDAAHPMFQYLAQGACQAIEDAECLARQMAEHNGDIDKALAAYQAERIPRTALVQRVARGWGHVWHAEGDVIEALRDRLFRLRSADDYTDLDWLYQPHAA; encoded by the coding sequence GTGCGACACATCCCGCTGCTTGTCATCGGAGGCGGCATCGGCGGCATGGCCACCGGCCTGGCCCTCGCCCAGGCCGGATTCGAGACCCACATCGTCGAGCAGGCCCAGGAGTTCACGGAGATCGGCGCCGGCATCCAGCTCGCGCCGAACGCCCTGCGGGTCCTCGAATCCCTCGGTGTCCTCGACGCCGTCAGCGACGTCGCGGTGCGTCCGCGCAACCTGGTGTTCCTGCACGCCGACACCGGCCGGCACATGACGACGATCGACTTCGGTGCCGCGTTCCTGGAGCGCTACGGCCAGTCCTACAGCGTGCTGCACCGCGGTGACCTGCTCGACGTCCTGCTCGCCGCGTGCCGTGAGCACCCGAAGGTCACGCTGGAGAACAACCGTCAGGTCGTCGACATCGAGGACCACACCACGGCCGCCGTCGTCCGCTTCGCCGACGGCGACAGCTACCGCACCGACGCGCTGATCGGCGCCGACGGCCTGCGTTCCCGCGCCCGCCTGCTCCTCTCCGAGGACCGGCCCTTCACGGAGGCGTACGTCGCCTACCGCGGCGCGCTCCCGATGAGCGAGATCAGTGTGCCGGTCGAGCCGGACGACGAGATCATCTGGCTCGGCGCGAACAGGCACCTGGTCCAGTACCCGATCCGGCGTGGCGAGTTGTACAACCAGGTCGCCGTCTTCCGCAGCCCCAGCTACACGCCGGAGATCGAGCACACCGACCAGTGGGGAGGGCCCGACGAACTCGACGCGGCCTTCGCCACCTCGTGCGAGCAGGTCCGCACGTCCGTCAGGATGTTCAACAGGTCCAGGCGCTGGCCCCTGTACGACCGGGAGCCGCTGGCGAACTGGACCCGCGGACGCATCACCCTGCTCGGCGACGCCGCACACCCCATGTTCCAGTACCTCGCGCAGGGTGCCTGCCAGGCCATCGAGGACGCCGAGTGCCTGGCCCGCCAGATGGCCGAGCACAACGGCGACATCGACAAGGCCTTGGCCGCCTACCAGGCGGAACGGATCCCCCGTACGGCGCTGGTGCAGCGCGTCGCGCGCGGCTGGGGCCATGTCTGGCACGCCGAAGGCGATGTGATCGAGGCCCTGCGGGACCGCCTCTTCCGGCTCCGCAGCGCCGACGACTACACCGACCTGGACTGGCTGTACCAGCCGCACGCCGCCTGA
- a CDS encoding class II aldolase/adducin family protein — MKQEIDETVRASRALAAAGLTDMVWGHAAIRDPDGEGVWMKASGWGFEEIDAERVLLVSRAGEVLHGEGKRHIEFPIHTEIMARRPDVGCVVHTHAPALSAFASLDVPLRPISHDGVVFCDPQLPRFTETGALIATAELGAALATTLGDAPAVLMPQHGAVTVGPHAAAAVMNAVLLERACRTQLMAMAAGGPKVWSDSEEAAFKRDQVWNPTQREAGWNYLQRLAERNDR, encoded by the coding sequence ATGAAGCAAGAGATCGACGAGACCGTCCGTGCCAGTCGCGCCCTGGCGGCAGCGGGCCTGACCGACATGGTGTGGGGGCACGCGGCCATCCGTGACCCCGACGGCGAGGGCGTGTGGATGAAGGCCTCCGGCTGGGGGTTCGAGGAGATCGACGCCGAGCGGGTGCTGCTGGTCAGCCGCGCCGGCGAGGTCCTCCACGGCGAGGGCAAGCGGCACATCGAGTTCCCGATCCACACCGAGATCATGGCGCGGCGGCCGGACGTCGGCTGTGTCGTCCACACCCACGCACCCGCGCTGAGCGCCTTCGCCTCCCTCGACGTGCCGCTGCGGCCGATCTCGCACGACGGCGTCGTGTTCTGCGATCCGCAACTGCCCCGCTTCACCGAGACGGGGGCGCTCATCGCGACCGCCGAACTCGGTGCCGCGCTCGCCACGACGCTCGGCGACGCTCCCGCGGTCCTCATGCCGCAGCACGGCGCTGTCACCGTCGGTCCGCACGCGGCGGCCGCGGTGATGAACGCCGTCCTGCTGGAGCGGGCGTGCCGTACGCAGCTGATGGCCATGGCCGCCGGCGGACCGAAGGTGTGGTCCGACAGCGAGGAGGCCGCATTCAAGCGGGACCAGGTGTGGAACCCCACGCAACGCGAGGCCGGCTGGAACTACCTGCAGCGGCTCGCGGAGAGGAATGATCGATGA
- a CDS encoding NAD(P)/FAD-dependent oxidoreductase, translating into MSAPVPPSGAPAALETELLIVGAGPTGLFACYYAGMRGLDATLVDSLPHLGGQVAALYPDKEIFDVAGFPAVRGRELVERLTQQAETASPSVLLGESAMELRRDDAGAVVVTTDAGRVIRAGAVLITGGIGRFTPRPLPALTAFAGEGVHHLVEPPHAYTDRQVVIVGGGDSAVDWANTLAPHARQVTLVHRRTRFRAHQFSVDRLMDSPVRVLTNSEIAEVHGTESLKAVTVRDCGTDALETVDADVLIPALGHIASLGPLTTWGLTLDRQQIQVDSSMSAGLDRVYAAGDITTYPGKVRLMAVGFGEAATAVNNIAVRLRPDEDLFPGHSSERPPTPTP; encoded by the coding sequence ATGTCCGCACCCGTCCCGCCCTCCGGGGCCCCCGCCGCCCTGGAGACCGAGCTCCTCATCGTCGGCGCCGGTCCCACCGGCCTCTTCGCCTGCTACTACGCGGGAATGCGGGGCCTCGACGCGACCCTCGTGGACAGCCTGCCCCACCTCGGCGGGCAGGTGGCGGCGCTCTACCCCGACAAGGAGATCTTCGACGTCGCCGGGTTTCCGGCCGTCCGCGGGCGCGAGCTGGTCGAGCGGCTCACCCAGCAGGCCGAGACCGCCTCACCGTCCGTCCTGCTCGGGGAGAGCGCAATGGAACTGCGCAGAGACGACGCCGGCGCCGTCGTCGTCACCACCGACGCCGGACGGGTCATCCGGGCGGGCGCCGTGCTGATCACCGGCGGCATCGGGCGCTTCACCCCGAGACCGCTGCCCGCCTTGACGGCGTTCGCCGGAGAAGGTGTGCATCACCTGGTCGAGCCCCCGCACGCGTACACCGACCGGCAGGTGGTGATCGTAGGTGGCGGAGACAGCGCCGTCGACTGGGCCAACACCCTCGCCCCGCACGCGCGTCAGGTCACACTCGTACACCGACGCACCCGCTTCCGCGCTCACCAGTTCTCGGTGGACCGGCTCATGGACTCCCCCGTGCGGGTCCTGACCAACAGCGAGATCGCGGAGGTGCACGGAACCGAGTCCCTGAAGGCCGTGACCGTACGGGACTGCGGCACCGACGCGTTGGAGACCGTCGACGCCGACGTCCTGATCCCGGCCCTGGGACACATCGCCTCGCTCGGGCCGCTCACCACCTGGGGACTCACGCTCGACCGGCAGCAGATCCAGGTGGACAGCTCGATGTCCGCGGGCCTGGATCGCGTCTACGCCGCCGGTGACATCACCACCTACCCCGGCAAGGTCCGGCTGATGGCCGTCGGGTTCGGGGAGGCCGCCACCGCCGTGAACAACATCGCCGTACGGCTCCGGCCCGACGAGGACCTCTTCCCGGGCCACTCCAGCGAACGCCCACCGACACCGACCCCCTGA
- a CDS encoding fumarylacetoacetate hydrolase family protein gives MKLATIRTGSGTAAVRIDQTEAVETGHPDVGALLAEDGWQELAAAADGTRHALETLDYAPVVPRPQKIFCVGLNYRTHITEMGRDLPEYPTLFAKFPAVLIGAYDDIVLPAASQAVDWEGEMAVVVGARSRNVSVAEAAGLIAGYSVLNDVTARDWQYRTKEWLQGKNFEATTPFGPVLVTADEAGTGSRRLTTVVDGETKQKADTGDLVFDPAALVSYLSTIITLEPGDVIATGTPGGVGHAREPKEYLSDGTLLTTRIEGLGECRNHCVQEKPDGA, from the coding sequence GTGAAGCTCGCCACCATCCGCACTGGCTCCGGCACGGCCGCCGTCCGCATCGACCAGACGGAGGCGGTGGAGACCGGTCACCCGGATGTCGGCGCGCTGCTCGCCGAAGACGGCTGGCAGGAGCTCGCCGCCGCCGCCGACGGCACCCGGCACGCCCTGGAGACACTCGACTACGCGCCCGTCGTTCCCCGCCCGCAGAAGATCTTCTGCGTGGGCCTGAACTACCGCACGCACATCACCGAGATGGGAAGGGACCTCCCCGAATACCCCACGCTGTTCGCCAAGTTCCCCGCCGTCCTCATCGGTGCGTACGACGACATCGTGCTGCCGGCCGCCTCGCAGGCCGTGGACTGGGAAGGCGAGATGGCGGTCGTCGTCGGGGCACGTTCCCGCAACGTCTCCGTGGCGGAGGCCGCGGGGCTCATCGCCGGTTACTCGGTCCTCAACGACGTCACGGCCCGGGACTGGCAGTACCGCACCAAGGAATGGCTCCAGGGCAAGAACTTCGAGGCCACCACGCCGTTCGGACCGGTCCTGGTGACCGCGGACGAGGCCGGTACCGGCTCGCGTCGGCTCACCACCGTGGTCGACGGCGAGACCAAGCAGAAGGCCGACACCGGTGACCTGGTCTTCGACCCGGCCGCCCTGGTGTCCTACCTGTCGACGATCATCACCCTCGAACCCGGGGACGTCATCGCCACCGGCACTCCCGGCGGCGTGGGCCATGCCCGCGAGCCCAAGGAATACCTCAGCGACGGAACCCTCCTCACCACCCGGATCGAGGGACTCGGTGAGTGCCGTAACCACTGCGTCCAGGAGAAGCCCGATGGCGCGTGA
- a CDS encoding indolepyruvate ferredoxin oxidoreductase subunit alpha — translation MAYVINEKCINELDGSCVDVCPVDCIYEGLTKRYINPVECIDCGACLPECPVDAITAPEKSDPVWKQDNAAFFATALPGRDAPLDSPGGAGGTGTVGVDTPLVADWTKE, via the coding sequence ATGGCTTACGTGATCAACGAGAAGTGCATCAACGAACTAGACGGCTCCTGCGTCGACGTGTGCCCCGTGGACTGCATCTACGAGGGCCTCACCAAGCGCTACATCAACCCTGTCGAGTGCATCGACTGCGGGGCCTGCCTGCCCGAGTGCCCGGTGGACGCCATCACCGCGCCCGAGAAGTCGGATCCCGTCTGGAAGCAGGACAACGCCGCGTTCTTCGCCACGGCGCTGCCCGGCAGGGACGCCCCGCTGGACAGCCCTGGTGGCGCCGGCGGCACCGGCACCGTCGGAGTGGACACCCCCCTCGTCGCCGACTGGACCAAGGAGTGA
- a CDS encoding maleylpyruvate isomerase family mycothiol-dependent enzyme: protein MAREPAPRPLLLEWLAAGTSLLDAELDQAPETWVSGPSALPGWTTAHLLTHLARNADALNNLVTWATTGVETPMYPHGASGRLRDIEEGAQRSAQVILKDVHDSSARLQDSLAGMPDAAWARTVRTAQGRTVPASLVPWLRVREVWIHLVDLGTGVTFAALPNALAMALLPDVVTTLAGRDGCPALIIRTQPGGTPLMTRPSKPLGSMTEVKGTTAELLGWLTGRAPGVGLTCSPPGLPLLPPWL, encoded by the coding sequence ATGGCGCGTGAACCCGCACCCCGCCCGCTCCTGCTCGAATGGCTCGCGGCCGGCACAAGCCTGCTCGACGCCGAACTGGACCAGGCACCCGAAACCTGGGTGAGCGGTCCGTCGGCTCTTCCCGGCTGGACGACGGCCCACCTGCTCACGCACCTGGCGCGCAACGCCGACGCCCTGAACAACCTGGTCACCTGGGCCACCACGGGCGTGGAGACGCCGATGTACCCGCACGGTGCGTCCGGGCGGCTGCGCGACATCGAGGAAGGCGCCCAGCGTTCTGCGCAGGTGATTCTCAAGGACGTCCACGACAGCTCCGCTCGGCTTCAGGACTCCCTGGCGGGGATGCCGGACGCGGCCTGGGCACGGACCGTCCGCACCGCGCAGGGCCGTACGGTCCCGGCGTCCCTCGTCCCGTGGCTGCGCGTCCGCGAAGTTTGGATCCACCTCGTCGACCTGGGCACCGGCGTCACGTTCGCCGCGCTCCCCAACGCCCTGGCCATGGCGCTGCTCCCCGACGTCGTCACCACTCTGGCCGGACGCGACGGCTGCCCGGCCCTGATCATTCGCACCCAGCCGGGCGGTACACCCTTGATGACCCGGCCGAGCAAACCTCTCGGCAGCATGACGGAGGTGAAGGGCACCACCGCCGAGCTCCTGGGCTGGCTCACCGGGCGGGCCCCCGGTGTCGGCCTCACCTGTTCACCGCCAGGTCTCCCCCTCCTGCCCCCGTGGCTGTGA
- a CDS encoding cupin domain-containing protein codes for MTQTQIPPKPSDEAEAGAAEKELYEGFSRFGLIPLWTEREGLMPMTPEPQAVPHIWHWGDLYPLAARAGDLVPVGRGGERRAIAVSNPGLPGLPYATPTLWAAIQYLGPNEVAPAHRHSQNAFRFVLEGEGVWTVVDGDPVAMRRGDLLLTPGWQFHGHHNPHPRPMAWLDGLDIPFVSATDTGFFEFGEDGVSDRSTPHRSRSERVWGHPGLRPVSATEQDTPNSPLAAYRWEHTDAALAAQLEVAAEGHPGVLEPGHAAVRFTNPTTGSDALTTLRTEMHRIAAGQRTAPVRETGSSVWQVFDGSGVISLNGTRTDVVRGDVIAVPSWCEVSIEAGTDLDLFRFSDAPVFERLNLARREYS; via the coding sequence ATGACGCAGACGCAGATACCCCCCAAGCCTTCGGACGAGGCCGAGGCCGGCGCCGCCGAGAAGGAGCTGTACGAGGGCTTCAGCCGGTTCGGGCTGATCCCACTGTGGACCGAACGCGAGGGCCTCATGCCCATGACGCCCGAGCCCCAGGCCGTTCCGCACATCTGGCACTGGGGCGACCTCTACCCCTTGGCGGCCCGCGCGGGCGACCTCGTCCCGGTCGGACGCGGGGGCGAGCGCCGGGCGATCGCCGTGTCCAACCCAGGCCTGCCCGGGCTGCCGTACGCGACACCCACCCTGTGGGCGGCCATCCAGTACCTCGGCCCGAACGAGGTCGCCCCGGCCCACCGGCACAGCCAGAACGCCTTCCGGTTCGTCCTCGAAGGCGAGGGCGTGTGGACCGTCGTCGACGGAGATCCCGTGGCCATGCGCCGGGGTGACCTCCTGCTCACACCGGGCTGGCAGTTCCACGGGCACCACAACCCGCACCCCCGGCCGATGGCCTGGCTCGACGGCCTGGACATCCCGTTCGTCTCCGCCACCGACACCGGCTTCTTCGAGTTCGGCGAGGACGGTGTGAGCGACCGCTCCACCCCGCACCGCTCCCGTTCCGAGCGGGTGTGGGGCCACCCGGGCCTGCGGCCGGTCTCGGCGACGGAGCAGGACACACCCAACTCCCCCCTGGCCGCCTACCGCTGGGAACACACCGACGCGGCCCTGGCCGCCCAGCTCGAAGTCGCCGCCGAGGGGCACCCGGGGGTTCTGGAACCCGGCCACGCCGCCGTGCGCTTCACCAACCCCACCACGGGGTCCGACGCGCTCACCACACTGCGCACCGAAATGCACAGGATCGCCGCCGGTCAGCGCACGGCACCTGTCCGCGAGACCGGTTCCAGCGTGTGGCAGGTCTTCGACGGGTCCGGCGTGATCAGCCTGAACGGCACCCGCACCGACGTCGTTCGGGGCGACGTCATCGCCGTGCCGTCGTGGTGCGAGGTCTCCATCGAGGCCGGCACCGATCTGGACCTCTTCCGATTCAGCGACGCCCCCGTCTTCGAACGCCTCAACCTCGCCCGCAGGGAGTACTCGTGA